Proteins from a genomic interval of Candidatus Rokuibacteriota bacterium:
- a CDS encoding SDR family NAD(P)-dependent oxidoreductase: MSPPLLLAGRVALVTGAARGIGRVTALVLAEEGADVAVADVLSEVEAVAAEVRARGRRAAVAVFDIADDEAVRAAVARLREALGPPGILVNNAGIVANVAPVARMTAAAWHREVDVNLSGAFHMIQATIGDMVASRWGRIVNVSSIGGTGGLHHQAAYAASKAGLLGLTKTVALEHGRHGVTCNAVLPGLIATENVCAMPAEIREAAASAAPVRRLGEPGEVAYLIAFLASDRAGFINGAEIPIDGGLRLNTLSLASRREVRDAGGTP, translated from the coding sequence TTGTGCTCGCCGAGGAAGGCGCGGACGTGGCGGTGGCCGACGTGCTGAGCGAGGTCGAGGCCGTTGCGGCGGAGGTGCGGGCGCGCGGCCGCCGCGCCGCCGTCGCGGTCTTCGACATCGCGGATGACGAGGCGGTGCGCGCCGCCGTCGCGCGGCTGCGCGAGGCCCTGGGCCCTCCCGGCATCCTCGTCAACAATGCCGGCATCGTCGCCAATGTCGCGCCGGTCGCGCGGATGACCGCGGCCGCGTGGCACCGGGAGGTGGACGTGAATCTCTCCGGCGCCTTCCACATGATCCAGGCGACGATTGGTGACATGGTGGCATCCCGCTGGGGGCGCATCGTCAACGTGTCCTCGATCGGGGGCACGGGCGGGCTCCACCATCAGGCGGCCTATGCCGCCAGCAAGGCAGGGCTTCTCGGCCTCACCAAGACGGTGGCTCTCGAGCATGGCCGCCACGGCGTCACCTGCAATGCCGTGCTGCCTGGGCTCATCGCCACCGAGAACGTTTGCGCGATGCCCGCCGAGATCCGGGAAGCAGCGGCGAGTGCCGCGCCGGTCCGGCGCCTGGGAGAGCCCGGCGAGGTGGCATACCTCATCGCCTTCCTCGCCTCGGACCGCGCCGGCTTCATCAACGGCGCGGAGATTCCCATCGACGGGGGACTGCGGCTCAACACGCTCTCGCTCGCCAGCCGGCGCGAGGTGCGCGACGCGGGGGGAACGCCGTGA